From the genome of Aspergillus fumigatus Af293 chromosome 1, whole genome shotgun sequence, one region includes:
- the abcB gene encoding uncharacterized protein, which produces MTGSSPPLSCQQVDNTLHIPALSCRGGFDFSLLFEELILGILPLGIVLIIAPFRLYHLFWRQAKVVASWLLWAKITAWLALGIVQLVLAVYWARPAATRTQASIAANAIITVGFFILCLLSCAEHLRSTTPSFLLNIYLLFTLLFDIAKTRTLWLRSSGQTDETIAILTSVTVGIKFLLLILEAVEKRHILRKGQSGYPPEATAGIFNRSFFLWLNPLFRSGFSKILDVEDLFDLDKHLSSRRLYSTLETLWDKVPKKNPNTLLFISLKAFKWPLLSAVPPRACLAALNFCQPLLLHRSLAFATEPVNNHTNSIGYGLIGAYILVYIGMGVTMGQYQHMTYRTITMVRGGVVSMIYNKASRLGIKDADPAASLTLMSADIERIVQGWQTIHDIWGNAAEIALAIYLLERELGVACVVPVGVALVALIGCLITLSFVVARQAVWLEAIERRISSTASMLSSMKGIKMLGLKSAIMKSLHGLRLEELEISKKFRRLLVWNMALGWTTRIFAPIFALGAFYGIMHSRGKDSAFDMSTAYTSLSLFALLADPLLSLVMALMTFVGSIGSFSRIQEFLEKDDHVDCRLKPLHASYESFEPKAMVLVDDSDATETASDRSIHRGKSVYHDALTVKNATFAWNVEKEPVLKGLTISIARGSFTMIVGPSGCGKSTLLKAILGEVPCVNGEIRLSSDSIAFCDQIPWHMNATIRESIVAMSSFDKEWYASVVHACGLVQDFEQLPRGDETVIGSKGIALSGGQSQRIALARAVYARKDIVILDDAFSGLDAATEDYVFHSLVGIHGLLRKINSTIIVASSSAKRLPYADQIVVLDKMGYASEQGSLKALNAAGGYVSSFGLGSPEWKSEIDKPSVTDLAQPKILRPNRTEAIKEDPRRQSGDLSIYLYYIRSIGWLPTVIFLVAISGFVFCISFPSIWVKWWAISNEEDPNGRTGYYLGIYAMLGAVGMLSLIIGCWEMVINMVPKSGESFHRKLLATVLNAPMSFFAATDSGSILNRFSQDLQLIDMELPVAAINTFATLILCLAQMILMGIASRYAAISFPLVILAVYSIQKVYLRTSRQLRFLDLEAKAPLYSHFSDCLNGLVTLRAFGWQPALEDKNFQLLDYSQRPFYLLYAIQRWLTLTLDMVVAAIAVILIVLVVTLRGTISAGDVGVALLNVILFSQSIKLLVTFWTNLETHIGSIVRIRSFTETVSSENLPTEKDDVPPNWPWGGDIEFKSVSAEYRPSEPVLGDVSLTIKSGEKVGICGRTGSGKTSLIMSLFRMVELSSGSIHIDGVDITKIPRQEIRSRINGVSQSPLLIKGSIRRNMDPNGSYAEKAIIEAIKSVGLYTKIQEKGGLDTDISEVFLSQGQQQLFCLARAILRPGKVLVLDEATSNVDAKTDEIMQRVIREKFCTHTILAVAHKLETILDYDKVVVLDAGRVVESGDPCTLLSTEGSYFSRLYASSMALAEEQ; this is translated from the exons ATGACAGGATCATCACCACCTCTGTCATGCCAGCAGGTGGACAACACTCTGCATATTCCTGCACTGTCCTGTCGAGGCGGTTTTGActtctctttgctttttgAGGAGCTCATCCTGGGGATCCTGCCGTTGGGGATCGTGCTGATCATCGCTCCGTTTCGACTTTATCATTTGTTCTGGAGACAAGCAAAAGTTGTAGCCTCATGGCTCTTATGGGCTAAGATT ACTGCGTGGCTTGCCTTAGGCATTGTTCAACTGGTCCTCGCAGTCTATTGGGCGCGTCCAGCTGCGACCAGAACCCAGGCTTCAATTGCAGCAAACGCCATTATAACTGTTGGCTTTTTTATTCTATGTCTTCTGTCTTGTGCTGAACATCTACGGTCAACCACACCATCCTTCCTTCTAAACATCTACCTTCTTTTCACTTTGCTCTTTGACATAGCAAAGACAAGAACACTATGGCTGCGCAGCAGTGGCCAAACAGACGAAACAATTGCCATCCTAACCTCGGTCACAGTTGGAATCaagtttcttcttctcatccttgagGCTGTGGAAAAGAGGCACATTCTCAGAAAGGGGCAGTCGGGGTATCCTCCCGAAGCTACAGCAGGTATCTTCAATCGCTCGTTCTTCTTATGGCTGAATCCGTTGTTTCGATCGGGATTCTCCAAGATCCTCGACGTCGAAGATCTTTTCGACCTCGATAAGCATCTAAGCTCCAGACGACTGTACAGCACCTTGGAGACTCTCTGGGACAAAG TCCCCAAAAAAAATCCAAATACGTTGCTGTTCATCTCCTTAAAAGCATTCAAATGGCCTCTTCTCTCAGCTGTGCCTCCAAGAGCATGCCTGGCCGCATTAAATTTCTGTCAGCCATTGCTGCTACACCGATCCCTAGCCTTCGCCACGGAACCGGTGAACAATCACACAAACAGCATCGGATATGGTTTGATAGGTGCCTACATACTCGTTTACATTGGAATGGGG GTTACGATGGGCCAGTACCAGCATATGACATATCGCACCATTACCATGGTCAGAGGAGGTGTCGTCTCGATGATCTATAACAAAGCAAGCAGGCTTGGCATCAAAGATGCCGATCCCGCTGCATCCCTCACCTTGATGAGTGCGGATATTGAAAGGATCGTTCAGGGCTGGCAAACAATCCATGATATCTGGGGTAATGCTGCTGAAATAGCCCTGGCAATTTACCTGCTTGAGAGGGAGCTGGGTGTCGCTTGTGTGGTTCCTGTAGGAGTTGCTCTAG TGGCTCTTATCGGATGCCTTATCACACTGTCTTTTGTGGTGGCTAGGCAGGCAGTGTGGCTTGAAGCTATTGAAAGGCGTATTTCGTCCACCGCTTCAATGCTTAGCTCAATGAAGGGAATCAAGATGCTGGGTCTCAAGTCTGCCATTATGAAAAGCCTGCACGGGCTGCGGCTGGAGGAACTAGAGATTTCGAAGAAATTTCGGAGACTCTTAGTCTGGAATATGGCTCTCG GTTGGACCACTCGCATCTTCGCTCCTATCTTCGCACTCGGAGCTTTCTATGGCATAATGCATAGCAGAGGGAAGGACTCTGCGTTTGATATGTCTACAGCTTATACATCCTTGTCACTCTTTGCACTACTAGCAGATCCACTGCTTTCTCTTGTCATGGCTCTAATGACGTTCGTTGGCTCTATTGGTTCTTTCAGCCGTATTCAAGAATTCCTCGAGAAAGACGACCACGTTGATTGCCGGCTTAAGCCGTTACACGCTTCCTATGAGAGCTTTGAGCCAAAAGCTATGGTTCTTGTGGATGATTCTGACGCCACTGAAACTGCTTCGGATCGGTCGATCCATCGTGGGAAATCTGTGTATCACGATGCGCTGACAGTAAAGAATGCAACGTTCGCCTGGAATGTCGAGAAAGAGCCTGTACTAAAGGGTTTAACAATCTCAATAGCGCGGGGAAGCTTCACTATGATTGTTGGGCCCTCCGGCTGCGGCAAGTCAACATTGCTGAAGGCTATTCTCGGCGAGGTGCCATGTGTGAATGGGGAGATAAGGCTCTCGTCCGACAGCATTGCATTTTGCGACCAGATTCCGTGGCATATGAACGCAACCATTCGGGAGAGTATCGTTGCCATGTCAAGCTTTGACAAAGAGTGGTATGCAAGTGTTGTACACGCTTGCGGTCTTGTCCAAGACTTTGAACAGTTACCACGAGGGGACGAAACAGTGATTGGCAGCAAGGGAATTGCTCTGAGTGGAGGCCAAAGCCAGCGAATT GCCCTTGCAAGAGCTGTGTACGCTAGAAAAGATATTGTCATCCTCGACGATGCGTTCAGCGGCTTGGATGCAGCAACAGAGGACTACGTCTTCCACAGTCTCGTTGGCATCCATGGCTTGCTACGCAAAATTAACTCAACAATCATAGTTGCTTCATCGTCAG CCAAAAGACTACCTTATGCCGATCAGATTGTGGTGCTGGACAAAATGGGCTATGCTTCAGAGCAAGGAAGTCTCAAGGCACTCAATGCTGCTGGAGGTTATGTCTCAAGCTTCGGGTTGGGCTCGCCTGAATGGAAGTCCGAAATCGACAAGCCTTCTGTAACCGACCTTGCTCAACCCAAAATTTTGCGACCCAACAGGACAGAGGCAATTAAAGAAGACCCGCGAAGGCAGAGCGGCGATTTGTCGATCTACTTGTACTACATTCGATCAATTGGCTGGCTGCCAACGGTGATCTTCCTAGTGGCTATCTCCGGATTTGTATTTTGCATATCTTTTCCAA GTATCTGGGTGAAATGGTGGGCAATCTCAAACGAGGAAGACCCAAATGGCCGTACTGGATATTATCTCGGAATTTACGCAATGCTCGGTGCTGTTGGCATGCTTTCTCTGATCATCGGCTGCTG GGAGATGGTGATAAACATGGTACCCAAATCTGGTGAAAGCTTTCATAGAAAGTTGCTAGCAACAGTTCTAAA CGCTCCCATGTCGTTCTTTGCGGCAACGGATAGCGGCTCTATACTCAATCGGTTTAGCCAGGACTTGCAGCTCATTGACATGGAGCTCCCAGTTGCAGCCATCAACACGTTTGCCA CTTTGATTCTCTGTCTCGCCCAGATGATCCTCATGGGTATTGCTTCCAGATATGCCGCTATCTCATTTCCATTGGTGATTCTTGCCGTATACTCAATCCAGAAGGTATACCTTCGAACTTCACGGCAGCTGCGATTCTTAGACCTTGAAGCCAAGGCACCTTTATACTCTCATTTCAGCGACTGCCTCAACGGCCTGGTGACTTTGAGAGCTTTCGGTTGGCAGCCAGCGCTGGAGGACAAGAAttttcagctgcttgactaTTCGCAAAGACCATTCTATCTCTTGTACGCTATACAGCGTTGGCTGACCCTGACGCTGGACATGGTCGTGGCGGCAATTGCTGTCATACTGATTGTTCTCGTGGTAACATTGAGGGGGACGATCAGCGCAGGTGACGTTGGCGTGGCATTGTTGAACGTGATATTGTTCAGCCAAAGCATCAAACTGCTTGTGACCTTCTGGACAAACCTTGAGACCCATATTGGCTCCATCGTGCGAATCCGCTCTTTCACAGAGACCGTCAGCTCAGAGAACCTGCCAACTGAGAAGGACGACGTGCCTCCCAACTGGCCTTGGGGAGGGGACATCGAATTCAAATCAGTATCTGCAGAGTACAG ACCTTCAGAGCCAGTCCTGGGCGATGTGTCTTTGACAATCAAATCAGGAGAGAAAGTCGGAATATGCGGGAGGACAGGCAG CGGCAAAACCTCACTGATCATGAGTCTCTTCCGAATGGTCGAGCTCAGCTCGGGAAGTATTCATATCGATGGCGTCGACATCACCAAGATTCCCCGTCAAGAGATCCGCTCACGCATCAACGGCGTTTCTCAAAGCCCGCTCCTGATCAAAGGCAGCATCAGACGCAACATGGACCCCAATGGTTCCTACGCCGAGAAAGCCATAATCGAAGCCATAAAGTCTGTAGGGCTCTATACCAAGATCCAAGAGAAAGGCGGACTAGACACCGACATCAGCGAGGTCTTCCTCTCGCAAGGCCAACAACAGCTCTTTTGTCTCGCGCGAGCTATCCTCCGGCCGGGGAAGGTCCTCGTCCTAGACGAAGCTACAAGCAA CGTCGACGCAAAGACAGACGAAATCATGCAAAGAGTTATCAGAGAGAAATTCTGCACGCACACCATTCTCGCCGTCGCCCACAAACTCGAGACAATCCTCGACTACGACAAGGTCGTTGTCCTTGACGCGGGCCGCGTCGTGGAATCCGGGGATCCATGTACCCTTCTCTCGACGGAGGGCTCCTACTTCAGCAGACTATATGCGAGCTCGATGGCGTTGGCGGAGGAGCAGTAA
- a CDS encoding nucleoporin Nup120/160 — MAKIYKDTRVDLRPYSPNTVANIQIPNQESSRNRARFSIATSFASLEEPAAKDEEEFSRRYLATQGSIYFRKHKVYPRTFLWRVVNDNKVLEIQCVDLTKGGIEHHEYDITLRFDFQEEILPSGVDIADLEDHDVLSVFVITASKQLHTLTLRPEFFRRLAAIDENVSEWCKSCTPAPLAFSHPHRLHASSPLELFISLDSGALLRLTRRAGDDGSHWTPLTFDERTWGASIRGLVRWHAQPTIKYQGRNLDVNAANAIATTSDQTYAFAVCLNHTLKIWNLATNRLAATKDLLNRPVQQQESAAYSLNPAESSFIRVFNVERALDGGYRYYIVTYSPFEDGRFKFWAVKGGLTSQLVVEDLFPDAALTPLDPDPTGSMFWSIADFQVKPMEEGKRMELWVLWRNNSVYQLYTLHFSFETLVTDWATNWVSTAMDTRTHASSPAVTSADALDPTEKWLSFLLQPNRYSPEVLETALSVYQEALRPLSFPTAPKKSAPLQERLCSTVAATVSLRKYAEDDMDFTRYRTDTDSKWRQFWQIAEDINKRRFAAIRLAYDVYNEVPWMLFSDSCAVIRECSPTELLLHNSGSELRTEGPKIADRWSHRNLGSEIGDLYEQASFLLKVASGFRKRFPPELEAACHCALEAEVYAEPSSSIPDRMDAFRERCDFTEQVSNKTYDGLLAAMNERLNIYNLSNDVFYTIIDTIPLGFPGKDSELLPTRFGVKVTVNGAQETIENTRQLLIDLLLLVVFVDGEVQQEDGSTFDAGDLFATLISLLREYEMMSWLSSNVRKCADKSPSVISDTSNSTFSLKDSTPKGNGERVVTILEDLFATDIKPRQAIGLPQSYILTLGIRDVLSWVTRQGEVAYPNALVYIQCDLIAKNNFDLAWDFLRFQAATSWSTYVKGRLYVAMSEFDTAALYFRKAAYLLSCGKPLGNLHEMSSTLLDIVSVDCFHNGPPKYFQHILSIFEQARSFSHVADFASLALQALASENRDEKDPERINMRTDLLSRLFYASLKTCQFDLAYSAMSRYEDHALQRSALSSLITAILNASGPGLSGLQQILHFPTSLLPNIATHVDDTLVSLARKQTSFNSLLEAGTKWADTTPDYQRILQAYRVARNDYRGAAEIAYRNVQRLRHARDSPSHHLVLAKGRDADDTRQTVEEDDPESKEIRNELLSLINLLGCVDKSEAYILVEKEDSTPVARHHGVPADDDGNVFMDDADTSSLTPTGSRRSISSSTSAIKPHTPRDSKSSVSGAGINNHRQRRVIVTLDHLRREYQSELDRVSRIERGDWEFGLLDAPEADNDDTMLLA; from the exons ATGGCGAAAATCTATAAGGATACAAGAGTCGACCTTCGGCCATATTCGCCGAACACCGTCGCCAACATCCAGATTCCAAACCAAGAGAGCTCGCGGAACCGCGCCCGATTCTCGATAGCCACATCCTTCGCGAGTCTTGAAGAACCAGCAGCGaaagacgaggaggagtttTCTCGCCGATACCTAGCTACACAGGGGTCAATTTACTTCCGGAAACACAAAGTGTATCCCCGAACCTTTCTCTGGCGGGTGGTTAATGACAACAAGGTCCTGGAGATCCAGTGCGTGGATTTGACGAAGGGAGGGATTGAACATCATGAATACGACATCACATTACGCTTCGACTTCCAGGAAGAGATCCTTCCATCCGGGGTTGACATCGCTGACTTGGAGGATCATGACGTGTTGAGTGTGTTTGTGATCACGGCTTCCAAGCAGCTGCACACGTTGACTCTGCGCCCGGAGTTCTTTCGCCGACTAGCGGCAATTGATGAGAATGTATCTGAGTGGTGTAAATCATGCACACCGGCACCTCTGGCTTTCTCGCATCCCCATCGGTTACATGCTAGCAGTCCACTCGAGTTGTTTATTTCTCTAGATAGCGGCGCGCTGCTGCGCCTGACTAGGAGGGCTGGTGACGATG GCTCGCATTGGACTCCTTTGACATTTGACGAGAGAACCTGGGGGGCGTCGATTCGCGGTCTCGTCCGATGGCATGCGCAACCCACGATCAAGTACCAGGGACGCAACCTTGATGTAAACGCGGCCAATGCGATTGCCACTACCTCCGACCAAACTTATGCATTCGCGGTTTGCTTGAACCATACTCTGAAGATATGGAACCTCGCTACGAATAGACTAGCCGCCACTAAGGATCTCTTAAACCGACCAGTACAACAGCAGGAATCCGCAGCATACTCATTAAACCCCGCCGAATCATCATTCATTCGTGTGTTTAATGTGGAGAGAGCTCTGGATGGCGGTTATCGCTACTACATAGTCACCTACTCGCCCTTTGAGGATGGGCGCTTCAAATTCTGGGCTGTCAAAGGAGGCCTGACGTCGCAGCTGGTCGTCGAGGACCTCTTTCCTGACGCTGCACTGACGCCGTTGGACCCAGACCCTACAGGCAGCATGTTCTGGAGTATCGCTGATTTCCAGGTCAAGCCCATGGAGGAAGGGAAGCGCATGGAGCTGTGGGTGCTGTGGAGAAATAACAGCGTGTACCAACTGTATACACTGCATTTCAGCTTCGAGACGCTGGTTACAGACTGGGCGACGAATTGGGTGTCCACGGCCATGGACACGCGGACACATGCATCATCACCCGCTGTTACATCGGCGGATGCGCTGGACCCGACAGAGAAGTGGTTGAGCTTCCTCCTACAGCCGAACCGATACTCGCCTGAGGTACTTGAGACTGCTTTGTCTGTTTATCAGGAAGCACTTCGGCCCCTGTCCTTCCCTACGGCACCAAAGAAAAGCGCGCCTCTTCAGGAACGACTCTGTTCGACGGTCGCTGCCACAGTTTCCCTTCGTAAGTATGCGGAGGATGACATGGATTTTACAAGGTACCGGACAGACACAGACTCCAAATGGCGCCAATTCTGGCAGATCGCGGAAGACATCAACAAGCGAAGATTCGCAGCGATTCGCCTTGCGTATGATGTCTACAACGAAGTTCCCTGGATGCTTTTCTCGGATAGCTGTGCAGTCATTCGCGAATGTAGCCCTACCGAGTTGCTCCTGCATAACTCAGGCTCCGAGCTTCGAACGGAGGGGCCCAAGATAGCCGACCGGTGGAGCCACAGGAACCTGGGCTCGGAGATTGGCGATCTTTACGAGCAGGCATCGTTCCTGTTGAAGGTTGCTTCCGGTTTTAGGAAACGTTTCCCCCCTGAACTCGAAGCAGCGTGCCACTGCGCCCTTGAGGCAGAAGTCTATGCGGAGCCTTCATCGTCCATCCCAGACCGGATGGATGCGTTCCGTGAGCGGTGCGACTTCACCGAGCAGGTTTCCAATAAAACTTATGACGGCCTGCTTGCTGCAATGAATGAGCGTTTGAATATTTACAACTTGTCGAATGATGTCTTCTACACCATCATTGACACGATACCTCTCGGCTTCCCTGGCAAAGATTCAGAACTTCTTCCCACTCGTTTCGGGGTGAAAGTAACTGTCAACGGCGCCCAGGAGACCATTGAGAACACACGGCAGCTTCTCATCGACCTGTTACTCCTCGTGGTCTTCGTGGACGGAGAGGTCCAACAGGAGGACGGGTCGACTTTTGATGCCGGCGATCTCTTTGCTACGCTCATCTCTCTTTTGAGGGAATACGAGATGATGTCCTGGCTCAGCTCGAACGTCCGAAAGTGTGCCGACAAGTCTCCGAGTGTCATTAGTGATACGTCCAACTCGACGTTTTCCCTGAAAGACTCCACACCCAAGGGCAATGGCGAGCGAGTCGTGACTATTTTGGAGGATCTCTTCGCCACTGATATTAAACCTCGCCAAGCTATTGGCTTGCCCCAGAGCTACATACTGACACTCGGTATTCGAGATGTCCTTTCCTGGGTGACTCGCCAAGGGGAGGTGGCCTACCCGAACGCACTGGTTTACATTCAGTGCGATCTCATTGCGAAGAACAACTTTGACCTTGCCTGGGATTTCTTGCGCTTCCAAGCAGCCACATCATGGTCAACTTATGTGAAGGGTCGTTTATATGTGGCGATGTCCGAATTCGACACTGCGGCTTTGTACTTCCGTAAGGCTGCATACCTCCTCT CATGCGGTAAACCTCTCGGCAACTTGCATGAGATGTCATCAACGCTACTGGACATCGTCTCGGTAGACTGTTTCCACAACGGACCCCCCAAATACTTCCAACATATCTTGTCGATATTCGAACAGGCACGATCCTTTTCCCACGTTGCAGActttgccagccttgcaCTACAAGCGCTCGCAAGTGAAAATAGGGATGAAAAGGACCCTGAGCGTATTAACATGCGCACCGACCTGCTCTCGCGTCTTTTCTATGCGTCCTTGAAGACCTGCCAATTTGACCTGGCCTATTCAGCAATGTCTCGATACGAGGATCATGCACTGCAGCGATCCGCCCTCTCCTCTCTTATCACCGCCATATTGAATGCCTCCGGACCTGGCCTGTCTGGACTTCAGCAGATTCTACACTTTCCCACATCGCTCCTCCCAAATATCGCCACTCATGTGGATGACACACTTGTCTCCCTTGCTCGGAAGCAGACCTCCTTCAATTCTCTATTGGAAGCCGGAACAAAGTGGGCCGACACCACACCAGATTATCAGCGCATCCTGCAAGCATACCGTGTTGCCCGTAATGATTATCGCGGAGCTGCCGAAATCGCGTATCGAAACGTCCAACGTCTAAGACATGCTAGAGACAGCCCGTCGCATCATCTGGTTCTAGCCAAAGGCAGAGATGCTGACGATACGCGGCAGAcggtcgaggaggacgacCCGGAGAGCAAGGAAATCCGCAACGAGCTTCTGTCTCTGATCAACCTACTTGGCTGCGTTGACAAGAGCGAAGCCTACATCCTcgttgagaaggaagattCGACGCCTGTGGCCCGCCACCACGGCGTTCCAGCGGACGATGACGGCAATGTCTTCATGGACGATGCAGATACCAGCTCTCTTACACCCACAGGATCTAGACGCAGTATCAGCTCCAGCACAAGCGCTATCAAACCTCATACTCCCAGAGATAGCAAGTCCTCGGTCTCCGGTGCGGGTATCAACAACCACCGCCAACGGCGGGTCATAGTGACTCTCGACCACCTCCGTCGCGAATACCAGTCTGAGCTGGACCGAGTCAGCAGAATCGAAAGAGGAGATTGGGAATTCGGGCTTCTTGACGCGCCGGAAGCAGATAATGATGATACAATGCTCCTTGCTTAG
- a CDS encoding recombinase RAD51: protein MTADLETQNEYDESGLPGPGAPTPLSALEGVAGLTSRDIKLFVDAGYHTVESIAYTPKRLLEQIKGISEQKATKILVEAAKLVPMGFTTATEMHARRSELISITTGSKQLDTLLGGGIETGSITEIFGEFRTGKSQICHTLAVTCQLPFDMGGGEGKCLYIDTEGTFRPVRLLAVAQRYGLVGEEVLDNVAYARAYNSDHQLQLLNQASQMMCETRFSLLVVDSATSLYRTDFNGRGELSSRQTHLAKFMRTLQRLADEFGIAVVITNQVVAQVDGGPSAMFNPDPKKPIGGNIIAHASTTRLSLKKGRGETRVCKIYDSPCLPESDCLFAINEDGIGDPSPKDLEND from the exons ATGACGGCAGACTTGGAAACTCAAAATGAGTATGATGAGAGCGGATTGCCAGGCCCAGGTGCACCCACTCCACTGTCAGCTCTGGAG GGAGTTGCAGGGTTGACCAGTAGAGACATCAAGCTCTTCGTTGATGCGGGCTATCACACAGTCGAGTCAATCGCATATAC GCCGAAGCGACTGCTGGAACAGATTAAGGGAATTTCAGAGCAGAAGGCGACCAAAATCTTAGTCGAGG CCGCCAAACTCGTGCCAATGGGCTTCACAACCGCCACAGAGATGCACGCCAGACGAAGCGAGCTTATCTCAATTACGACAGGGTCCAAGCAACTAGATACACTATTGGGAGGAGGCATCGAAACAGGGTCGATCACCGAGATCTTCGGAGAGTTCAGGACAGGGAAGAGTCAAATCTGTCATACGCTTGCCGTTACTTGTCAACTGCCGTTTGATATGGGTGGAGGTGAGGGCAAGTGTCTCTATATTGACACCGAGGGAACTTTCCGTCCGGTTCGTCTATTAGCGGTGGCCCAGCGTTATGGACTGGTAGGGGAAGAGGTTCTGGACAACGTCGCCTATGCTCGAGCCTACAATTCAGATCATCAGCTCCAACTACTCAATCAGGCATCTCAAATGATGTGTGAGACCCGTTTCTCACTTCTTGTTGTTGACTCCGCAACCTCCTTGTACCGGACGGATTTTAACGGTCGTGGTGAGCTGTCGTCCCGACAGACGCATCTCGCCAAGTTCATGCGGACCCTGCAGCGACTGGCGGATGAATTTGGAATTGCTGTCGTTATTACCAACCAAGTAGTCGCTCAGGTTGACGGTGGTCCAAGTGCGATGTTCAATCCCGACCCGAAGAAGCCCATTGGTGGTAACATCATTGCGCATGCCAGTACAACCAGAttgagcttgaagaagggTAGGGGCGAGACCAGAGTTTGCAAGATCTATGACAGTCCATGTCTACCTGAAAGTGACTGTCTCTTTGCCATCAACGAGGATGGAATAGGAGATCCAAGCCCCAAGGATCTGGAGAATGATTAG